The nucleotide window GACATGTGCAGAAGCAGCAGATACGTGGGAATCTGACACATTTACTGACCTTCAAACACAGAAACTTATCACTTAAACCACCTGATAAAAAAAGCGGCAGCATTCACTGAGACAAGACGTCGAGAGCTTCTTACCTTTCCATCTTTGTCGTACGGAGAGTCAAAGCTGTCCAGAAATGTCCTGAAGACTTGATCCTCTGTCCACTCTCCGTTCTGATACTTGGGGTGGTACTTGGCGTTATAAACCCCCCGCAGGTCTTCAATGGTGATCACCCCGTCACCTGTCTTATCCAGCTTCCGGAACGCCTGCATGACCACCTCCTTCCTGGCCTTTGACATGGGGGGCTGCAGGTCCCAGATCGTGGAGGTTGAGAAACATGAGATAATCGGCACCTGTGACCTGTAACCTGTGCAAGAACCGATCCGTGTATTTACCCTCAGAGTGATGAGGAACTCGTCGAAGTCGATGGTCCCGTTCCTATCGCGGTCGAAGTGCTGAAACAGATCCGTGGCCTCCTGCTTCTCCATCAGGATCCCGTAGTCGTTTAAACCCTTCAGAAACTCCTTGAAGTCCAGGGAGCGGTTGTTGTTATCGTCCATTATTTTG belongs to Xiphias gladius isolate SHS-SW01 ecotype Sanya breed wild chromosome 20, ASM1685928v1, whole genome shotgun sequence and includes:
- the capslb gene encoding calcyphosine-like b isoform X2, producing MVTAHCLGKGSLGVKPQRKIKTLKPMAGTSRHDREMAMNAKRRLSACSDPVERLRLQCLARGSSGIKGLGRTFKIMDDNNNRSLDFKEFLKGLNDYGILMEKQEATDLFQHFDRDRNGTIDFDEFLITLRPPMSKARKEVVMQAFRKLDKTGDGVITIEDLRGVYNAKYHPKYQNGEWTEDQVFRTFLDSFDSPYDKDGKVTREEFVNYYCGVSASIDHDVYFILMMRNAWKL
- the capslb gene encoding calcyphosine-like b isoform X1; the protein is MVTAHCLGKGSLGVKPQRKIKTLKPMAGTSRHDREMAMNAKRRLSACSDPVERLRLQCLARGSSGIKGLGRTFKIMDDNNNRSLDFKEFLKGLNDYGILMEKQEATDLFQHFDRDRNGTIDFDEFLITLRPPMSKARKEVVMQAFRKLDKTGDGVITIEDLRGVYNAKYHPKYQNGEWTEDQVFRTFLDSFDSPYDKDGKVTQEEFMNYYAGVSASIDTDVYFIVMMRHAWKL